The Streptomyces kanamyceticus DNA segment CAGGACGCGCGCGAGGCGGGCGCGGTCAGCGCGGGCCACTGGTGGTACCTCGCCCCGCCCGGACTCGCCATCGCGATCGTCGCACTGGCGTTCACGCTGTGCGGCCGCGCCGTGGAATCCGTGCTCAACCCCAGGCTGGGGGCCTCCCGTTGAACCATGTGAGCAAGGACGACGTGGCGGCAGGCGGCGCGCGCCCGGCCGAACAGCGCCTCCTGGACGTCAAGAACCTCGAAGTGACGTACGCGAACGGCGCCGCCGCCGTCCGCGGCGTGCACCTCTCCGTCGGCGCGGGCCAGAAGCTCGGCGTCGCGGGCGAGTCCGGCTGCGGCAAGTCGACGCTCGCGCTCGCCCTGCTCCGGCTGCTGCCCGCGGGCACCAAGGTGTCCGGCGAGATCCTGCTCGACGGCGAGGACATCCTCACCATGAAGTGGGGGCGGGTCCGCGCGGTCCGCTGGGCGGGCGCGTCCATCGTCTTCCAGGGCGCCATGCACTCGCTGAACGCGGTGCACCGCATCGGCGACCAGATCGCCGAGCCGATCCTGCTGCACAAGAAGGCGACGCAGACCGGCGCGAAGACGAAGGTCGGCGAACTCCTCGAACACGTGGGGCTGCCCGCCGCCCGCGCCGACGCCTATCCGCACGAGCTGTCCGGCGGCCAGCGCCAGCGCGTGATGATCGCGATGGCGCTCGCCTGCGACCCGCGCCTGATCATCGCCGACGAGCCGACCACCGCGCTCGACGTGATGATCCAGGCCCAGATCCTGCGCCTGATCGAACAGTTGGTGGCCGAGCAGGACCTCGGCCTGATGATGATCAGCCATGACCTCGCGGTGCTCTCCGACACCTGCGACCGGCTCGCGGTGATGTACGCGGGCCGCGTCGTCGAGGAGGGCCCCGCGTCCGAGGTCTACGAGAACGCCCGGCATCCGTACGGAAAGGCCCTCTCCGCCGCCTTCCCGCGGATCGGCGACGCGGCATCGCGGTTCGCCCCGCGCGGCCTGCCCGGTGACCCGCCCGACCCGTCCGCGCTCCCCACCGGCTGTACGTTCCATCCGCGCTGCCCGGTCGCCATCGACTCCTGCGCCACCGACGACCAGGCCCTGCGGGACGCGGGCCCTCAGCACCGGTCGGCCTGTGTCCACGCGGGCTCCCAGCTCCCCGCACAGCCCACCTCGGCATCGGCCGCGGAGAGCGCATCGTGAACCAGAGCACGCCGAAGAGCCACGAGGAGCCGCGCATGACCACCGACACCCCGGGCGGCCCCCTCCTGTCGGCCGCCGCCCTGCACATCGCCTTCCCCGGGCGGCGGGGCGCGCCGACCGCCCGCGCCGTGGACGGCGTCGACCTCGACATCAAGGCCGGTGAGATCGTCGCGCTGGTCGGCGAGTCGGGCTGCGGCAAGACGACGCTCGCCCGCTCGCTCCTCGGCCTGGTGCCGCCGACCACCGGCAAGGTGACGTTCGCCGGGCAGCCCCTGGACTACTCCGGCCGCGCCCTCAAGGCGTACCGCAAGCGGGTCCAACTGGTCCTCCAGGACCCCAGCGGCTCGCTCAACCCCCGGCACACCGTGTACGACGCGGTGGCCGAAGGGCTGCGCATCCACGGCTACGCGGGCGACGAACGGGCCTCGGTCGCCGACGCCCTCTCCCGGGCGGGCCTGCGCCCGCCGGAGCGCTTCTTCCTGCGCTACCCGCACGAGCTGTCGGGCGGCCAGCGCCAGCGCGTGGTCATCGCGGGCGCGCTGGTCCTGGAACCCGAACTCATCGTCGCCGACGAGCCGGTGGCCTCCCTCGACGCGTCCGTACGCGGCGAGATCCTCGCCCTGCTGCTCCGGCTGCGCGACGAACTCGGCCTCTCCGCGCTCGTGGTGACGCACGACCTGGGCCTCGCCTGGAACATCGCGGACCGCGTGGCGGTGATGTACCTGGGCCGGATCGTGGAGACGGGGACGGTGGAGGAGGTGCTGACGTCTCCTCAACACCCTTATACGCAGGCGCTGTTGTCGGTACTCCCGGAGGCACCGGGTGCGCCCGTGGTCCTCACGGGCGAGCCGCCGGATCCCTCACGCATTCCGGGCGGGTGCCGGTTCCACGCGCGGTGCCAGGTGCTTTCCTCTGGCGAGGCCGAGCGGGTGGGCGTTGCCGATCGGTGCCGGGGGGAGGATCTGCCGGTCCTGTCTGGCGGCGGGGAGACGCAGGTTGCCTGTCACTGGGCGGTGGCGCGGTAGCGTCTGCCGGGACCCGCGCGTCGGCGCCCGCAGGTGCGTCGTGGTTGCTCGCGCAGTTCCCCGCGCCCCTGACGGGGCGCCCCTTTAGGGGCGCGGGGAACTGCGCGACAAGCCCCCACCGGCACGCGGAAAAGGACTACGCCCCAGCCGCCTCAACCAGCTCGCGGGACCGCTTAACGTCATCCGCCATGGCGACCAGCAACTCATCGATCGAGTCGAACTTGGCCATCCCCCGCACGAAGGCCAGGAAGTCGACGGCGACGTGCAGCCCGTACAGATCGAGCCCGACGCGGTCGATCGCGTACGCCTCGACCGTCCGCTCGGTCCCGTCGAACGTCGGATTCGTGCCGACCGAGATCGCCGCGGGCATCGCCTCTCCCTCGACCTGCAGCCACCCGGCGTACACGCCGTCGGCCGGGACCGCCGTGTGCGGCAGGGTCTCCACGTTGGCCGTGGGGAAGCCGAGCTCGCGCCCGCGCTGGGCGCCGCGCACGACGATGCCCTCGACGCGGTGCGGGCGGCCGAGGATCTCCGCGGCGCCCGTGACGTCGCCCTCGGCGACCAGGCGCCGCGTCAGGGTGGAGGAGAACGGCTCACCGCCGCCCGCCGCGCCGCTGACGTACAGGTCGATGACATCGACCTCGTAGTCGTACGTCGCGCCGAGCTCGGTCAGGAAGTCGACATTGCCCGCGGCCTTGTGACCGAAGCGGAAGTTGGGGCCCTCGACGACCACGCGCGCGTGCAGCTTGTCGACGAGGACCTTCACGACGAAGTCGGCGGGCGACAGCTTCGAGAACTCGGTGGTGAAGGGGAGGATGAGCAGCGCGTCCACGCCGAGGTCCGCCATCAGCTCGGCGCGCCGGTGGTGCGGGGCGAGCAGCGGCGGATGGCTGCCGGGGCGCACGACCTCGCTGGGGTGCGGGTCGAAGGTGACGACCACGGCGGGCACGCCGAGCTCACGGGCGCGCGCCACGGCGCGGCCGATGATCAGCTGGTGCCCGCGGTGCACGCCGTCGTAGGAACCGATGGTGACGACGCTGCGCCCCCAGTCCTGGGGGATGTCCTCCAAGCCACGCCAGCGCTGCACTTCTTTGCTCCTCGCCGAACCCGTGTATGGCACGTACGTCTGTACGTTCCCGTTGCCGATTGCGCAGGTCTAAGACTGCCATGCCGACGGGTTCCCGCTCGCATCGGTATCTCATCGGAGGGGGTGGCGGGGGTCACTCGGGCCTAGGCAGGGACCCGGTCCCCGCCCGCCAGGCCGCCGAGCGTGCGGCGCGCGCTCGGGCCGACGAGCGCGGCCCACTCCTGCGGGGCCGCGCCGATCCAGCGGGTGACGAGCGCGGCGAAGCCCGGCTCGGAGCGGGCCAGTTCCACCAGGCGCCGGTCGAAGCAGACGGCCCCCTCGGGGGTGCGCACCAGGAGCAGCGCGGTGCGGTGCACGCGCGCGCGGGTACGGACCTCGCCGCACTCGGGAAGGCCGCGCACCACGGACCGCAGGACGCTCTCCAGGACGGCGCAGTCCCGCTCCTGGCTCAGCAGTACGTCGAGCAGCTCGCCCCGCAGCTCCCGCGACGCGGCGGTGCCCGAGGCGGCCAGGACGGGCGCGAGGGCGGCGCGCACCTGGGCGGGGCGGCTGTGCAGCAGCCCCGCGACCAGCGGGAAGAGCACGGCGCGCACGCCGGGACCCTGTTCGAGACGCCGGTCGATGTACGAGGCGGCGGGGCCCGCCGCCTCGGGGCGGGCCTCCAGGAGGTCGTGCACGAGGGTGGCCACGCGGCGCGCCAGGGTGGGCGTCGTGACGTCGGCGAGGCTGCGCAGGACGTCGTCGGCGGCCCGTCCCGGCGCGTGCAGGCGGGCCCGGAACGCGGCGAGCACCGGCTCGGGGTGGGTGGCGATGGCCTCGGCGAGGGCGCTCGCGGGCAGCTGGGGGTCGCCGTCCGCGAAGTGCCGCAGGGCCCGGGGCAGATGCCGTGACCGGGTGTGCGGGTCGCGGACGAGGAGGGCGAGCGCGGCGCCGTGCAGGGTGTCGTCGACCGGACGGGCCAGCAGCGCGAAGGCGGCGTACCTGAGCAGTTCCCTGTCGGCCTCGGTGACGGTGTGCGGGGCGGCGCGCAGGCCGTAGGCGACGGCGGCCACCCGGCGCGCGGGCCGCTCGTCGTGGGCCCAGCGGTCGACGGCGCGGCAGACCGCGGACGGCTCCTCCTCGGCGAGGGCGGCGAGCAGCTCGTCGGCACGGGCGTTGGCGCACCTCACCAGGGCCTCGGTCAGGTCGTCGATGGCGCGGTGCCGGTGGGTGTACAGGAGCGCCTGCGCGGCGGAGGCGACGGTGGCGTCGGGCGCGGCGTCCAGCGGCCGCTCGTCGGCGAACCATCCCGCGAGCTGCGGCTGCACGCCCGCGGGGTCCTCGGCGAGGAGCTCGGCGACGGCGTCCAGACAGCGGTCGGGGGTGCCCGGCGGGCCGTCCCGGACGACGAGCCGCCGCAGCAGGTCGAACCGCGCGGCCTCCCCCAGCGGAAGACCGAGCCAGAACCCGGTGCCGAACTCCCCCCGGTCGGCGAGCACCCCGAGCACCCCGAGGTACGGCGTGGCGTCCCCCACCCGCGAAAGGACCTCCGTCAGCAGTCTCCCGGCCCACCACTTCCCGTCGCTTCCCTCGCTACCGGCTGGCGCGCCCGGTTCCCCGTCCCTGAACTCGCCCAACGCGTCCACCAACTCCCCGAGCCGCGCGGCCAGTTCGGCCGCGCCCCGCTGCCTCTCCAGCGAAAGGAGTGCCTGGATCACGGGGCCCGCCCGGTGGCGCGGGACCGGCAGCGGGCGAGGACCCCGCGGCAGCGGGCCCGGGGGACGGTGGCGGTGGATCAGGGAGGACAGGGCGCCGTCCACGTCGAGGTGGAGGCCCTGGATCCAGTCGGCGAGTTCCTCGTGCGCGAAGCGGTAGCCCGATCCGGCGGGCACAAGCAGGCCCTCCGTGAGGACCGCGGAGGCCCACCCCGTGCACGTGTCGAACCCCTTGCCCGGCAGCGCGCCCCACGGGAACACCTCTTCGAACGCGGCCCGGTCGAGCTCGCCCTGGCCCGGGCCGAGACAGCGCCGGGCCGCCTCGTGGAGCTGCCCCGACACCCGCGCCGCGAGGCGCCGCACGGCGGTCCCCCGCAGTCCGTTCGCCGCCGCGAGCCGCACCGCGACCCGCAGGCACTGCAGGTCCAGGTGGGCCGCGAAGATCTCCGCACGGTCCGGCCCGCCCGGCGGCGGCGCGTCGGGCAGCGCCGCCCGCACCTCCCAGAGAAGCCGCAGCGCCAGCGGATGCCGTGCGTCGGCGGCGGCGAGCGTGCCCTCCGGGATGCCGTACCGCGCACGGGCCCGCGCGGCCTGCGGCGCGGGCAGGTCACCGAGTCGTACGCAGCCCGGCAGACCGTCGCCGCAACCGGTGCCGGTGCCGTGCAGCGACGCCGCGTCGAAGTACGCCCCCGCCTGCTCCCAGTACTCCGCGCGGCAGGCGACGACGAGGCGCGCCCCGACCTCCCGCAGCCACGCGGCCGTGCCGTCGCTCCATCCGGCCAGGCGGTGCGCGAGCGCGGGCGGCATCTCCTCGGGCCCGTCGAGGAGCAGCAGGAGCGGCCGCCCCGCGTCCCGCGCCACCCGCGCGACCCGCGCCGCCGAGATGTCCCCGGGCCCACTGTCGGCCGGTGTCTCCTCGGACGCGGCGAGGATCCGGCCGGCCCGGTCGAGGGCGCGCGCCACCGCGTCGGCCACGGACGCGTCGTCGGCCCGCAGGTCGGCGCCGCGCAGCCAGAGCGTGGGGGCGGGCGCGGCGCCCCTGGCCCGCCGCGCGGCGAGGGCGGCGAGCTCGGTCGTGCGCCCGGTGCCGGGGTCGCCGACGAGTCCGAGCACGCACGCGTGCCCCGCGGCCGCGGTGAAGGCGTCGAACTCCCTTGTCGTGTCGGGCCGCTCCACGGGTTCGAGCACGGCGGCGCGCGGCCCGTCCGAGCCCAGGGACGTGGCGGTCAGGTGCAGCGCTCCTGCCGTGTTGAGGTCGTGGCCGTACGCCGGGACGGTCGCGGCGTTGCGCGCGAGGAGCTCGTCGAGCGGCCCGCCGGGGTCGGCGGCGGCGGCCTCCCGCAACGGCACGGCGAAGCCCGCGGCGCGGTGCGCGAAGGGCGCTTCCCCGGCCGGGGCGCGCTCGGACGCCTGCGGCAGCAGGGCGGTCCCGAGGACGGCGAGCACCGCACCGGAGGCGGCGTCGACGACAGGGCCCCCGGCCGCGCCGCCACCGAGCCGCAGCGCGTCCGCGCCCTGCGTGCCGATCGCCAACTCCAGGGCGGCGCCCACCAGATGGAAGCGGTCCGTCGCCGTGTACGTCACCGGAGAGGTGCCGAGCACCCGCGCCTCGCGCCACCCGCAGGCGGCGATCCGCACATAGGCGCCGGTCTCCACGGAGTCCCTGACGGTGACGGGCAGGGGCCGCAGATCGAGCCCTTCGGTGCGGACCAGCGCGAGATCGGTGCCGGGCAGTGCCACCACGGCGTCGGCCGGTACGACGCAGGTGCGCTCGCCGGGGCCGTGCAGGACGACCCTGGCCAGGCCGTCGACCGCTTCGTGGCTGGTGATGACCGTGCCGTGCTCGTCGGCGGCGAAGCCCGTGCCGCGCGGGCGGCCCGCCAGGTCGCATATCCGCACCAGGGACCGGTCGAGCACCCGGTTGTCCCGCGCGCCGTCACCGCCCCGCGCGCCGCCGGTGTCCCCCGCCCCCCTGGCGTCCCCCGCGCCCTTGGCCCGCGGGCCCCGTCCCCCCATGACCGAACCTCCCCGCCGCACCCCGTCCTTCCGACCGTAGGTCGGCGGTGATCAGCGGGACAGAACGCGGCGCGAACGCGCCCCCTTCCGCTCCCTCGGTTCACTCCGAGCGCCTGCCCGAAGGGGTGAATCGGCGCCGAGCGGTGGAAACACCTTGGGTGGGGGGTGGGGGGATCGTGGAGCGGCGCGCTGGAAAGCCCGCCGCTCCACGACTGAATACACGACGGAGCAGAAGCCCCGTCTCGGCGGAGCGGCGGCCCCGCCCCGGAAGGAATCCCGCCTCAGGCGAAGACGGCCAGGCTCTTGGCCTTGCCCCGCGACTCCTCCGCGAGGACCAGGAAGCGGCCCTCGGGGTCGAAGACGGCGACGGCGCCCCGGCCCGCGTACTCCTCGGGCATGTCGATCCGCACCCCGTTGAGCAGCAGCCGTCCGCGCTTGTCGTCCACGTCCCAGTGGGGGAAGGCCCGGCTCGCGGCCTCGGCCACCGGCATCACCGTCAGCTCCTCCTGGAGCTGGTCGAGCGTCTTGGCGGCGTCCAGCTTGTACGGGCCGACGCGGGTGCGGCGCAGCGCGGTCAGATGCCCGCCGACGCCGAGGTCCGCGCCGAGGTCGCGGGCGATCGCCCTGATGTACGTCCCCGACGAGCAGACGACGGAGACGACCAGGTCGAGGACGGCGGTGCCGTCATCGGCGACGGCCTCGCGCACGTCGTACACCGTGAAGGCGGAGATCTTCACGGGCCTGGCGGGGATCTCGAAGTCCTCGCCCTTGCGCGCCCGCGCGTACGACCGCTTGCCGTCGATCTTGATGGCGCTGACCTTCGACGGCACCTGCATGATGTCGCCGGACAGCTTGGCGATGCCCGCGTCGATCGCCTCGCGGGTGATCCCGGAGGCGTCGGCGGACGAGGTGAGCTCGCCCTCGGCGTCGTCCGTGATCGTGTTCTGGCCCAGGCGGATGGTGCCCAGGTACTCCTTCTCGGTCAGCGCCAGATGACCGAGGAGCTTGGTGGCGCGCTCCACGCCGAGCACGAGGACGCCCGTCGCCATGGGGTCGAGGGTGCCCGCGTGTCCGACGCGGCGGGTCTTGGCGATCCCGCGCATCTTGGCCACCACGTCGTGCGAAGTGAAGCCGGACGGCTTGTCGACGATGACAAGGCCGTCCGGCGTGGTGCTGCTCGTGCTCATGCGGGGGCGTCGCCGTCCTCGTCATCCTCGGGCTTCTTGTACGGGTCGGCCCCACCGGCGAACTCGGCGCCCGCGGAGACCTCCCGCACCTTGGCGTCGGACATCCGTGCCTTGTCGAGGAGGTCCTCGATGGCCCTCGCGTTGTCCGGCAGGGCGTCCGCGACGAAGGCCAGCGACGGCGTGAACTTCACGCCCGCGGCCTGGCCGACCGCCGACCGGAGCACGCCCTTGGCGCTCTCCAGGCCCGCGGCCGCCGCCGCGCGGTCCTCGTCGTCGCCGTAGACCGTGTAGAAGATGGTCGCTTCTCGCAGGTCACCCGTGACCCGGGTGTCCGTGATGGTCACATGCGTACCGAGCCGCGGGTCCTTGATCCCGCGCTGCAGCTTCTGGGCAACCACCTCTCGGATGAGGTCCGCCAGCCTTTTCGCCCGCGCGTTGTCGGCCACTGCTCCGTCTCCCTTTTTGCCACATTCCGATTCCCGGGGGTCTGGCCCCGGGCCGGTCTTGCTTCATTCAATCGTCGTCGCCGTGCAACCGCCGCCTGACGGACAGCAGCTCCACTTCGGGCCGGCCCGCGACGAGGCGCTCGCATTGATCCAGTACGTCCGTCAGATGGCCCGTGTCACCCGACACCGCGGCGAGGCCGATCTCGGCCCTGCGGTGCAGGTCCTGACCGCCCACTTCCGCCGCGCTCACCGCGTACTTGCGCTGGAGTTCGGCGACGATCGGGCGGACGACGGAGCGTTTCTCCTTCAGCGAATGTACGTCGCCGAGGAGTAGGTCGAAGGACAGAGTCCCCACATACATGTGTATCCGGATGTCCCGCCGGTACGGGGTAGAGGCCCCGCCAACCGCTTGGCAGGAACATCAGAACCGTACACGGAACGGCCGGGGCCGATCGACGGGATTTCTCCCGCCGACCGGCCCCGACACTGACCGCGCAGATCAGCGAGCTGATCAGCCGCGCGGCTTCTCGCGCATCTCGTACGTCGCGATGACGTCGTCGATCTTGATGTCGTTGAAGTTGCCGAGGTTGATACCGCCCTCGAAGCCTTCGCGGATCTCGGTGACGTCGTCCTTGAAGCGGCGCAGGCCCACGATGTTGAGGCTCTCCGCGATGACCTTGCCATCGCGCAGCAGTCGGGCCTTGGTGTTGCGCTTGACCTCGCCGGAACGGATGAGGACACCCGCGATGTTGCCGAGCTTGGACGAGCGGAAGACCTCGCGGATCTCCGCGGTGCCGAGCTCGACCTCCTCGTACTCCGGCTTGAGCATGCCCTTGAGGGCCGCTTCGATCTCCTCGATGGCCTGGTAGATCACCGAGTAGTAGCGGACGTCGACGCCCTCGCGCTCCGCCATCTGCGCGGCACGACCGGCCGCACGGACGTTGAAGCCGATGACGATGGCGTCGGAGCCCATCGCCAGGTCGATGTCGGACTCGGTGACCGCACCCACACCGCGGTGCAGGACGCGGATGTCCACCTCTTCGCCGACGTCGAGCTGGAGCAGCGAGGACTCGAGAGCCTCCACCGAACCGGACGCGTCGCCCTTGATGATGATGTTGAGGTCCTGGACCAGACCGGCCTTGAGCACCTGGTCGAGGTCCTCGAGGGACACCCGGCGGGTGCGCTTGGCGAACGCGGCGTTGCGCTCACGGGCGGCACGCTTCTCGGCGATCTGACGGGCCGTACGGTCCTCGTCGACAACCAGGAAGTTG contains these protein-coding regions:
- a CDS encoding DUF503 domain-containing protein; the encoded protein is MYVGTLSFDLLLGDVHSLKEKRSVVRPIVAELQRKYAVSAAEVGGQDLHRRAEIGLAAVSGDTGHLTDVLDQCERLVAGRPEVELLSVRRRLHGDDD
- a CDS encoding serine protease, producing the protein MGGRGPRAKGAGDARGAGDTGGARGGDGARDNRVLDRSLVRICDLAGRPRGTGFAADEHGTVITSHEAVDGLARVVLHGPGERTCVVPADAVVALPGTDLALVRTEGLDLRPLPVTVRDSVETGAYVRIAACGWREARVLGTSPVTYTATDRFHLVGAALELAIGTQGADALRLGGGAAGGPVVDAASGAVLAVLGTALLPQASERAPAGEAPFAHRAAGFAVPLREAAAADPGGPLDELLARNAATVPAYGHDLNTAGALHLTATSLGSDGPRAAVLEPVERPDTTREFDAFTAAAGHACVLGLVGDPGTGRTTELAALAARRARGAAPAPTLWLRGADLRADDASVADAVARALDRAGRILAASEETPADSGPGDISAARVARVARDAGRPLLLLLDGPEEMPPALAHRLAGWSDGTAAWLREVGARLVVACRAEYWEQAGAYFDAASLHGTGTGCGDGLPGCVRLGDLPAPQAARARARYGIPEGTLAAADARHPLALRLLWEVRAALPDAPPPGGPDRAEIFAAHLDLQCLRVAVRLAAANGLRGTAVRRLAARVSGQLHEAARRCLGPGQGELDRAAFEEVFPWGALPGKGFDTCTGWASAVLTEGLLVPAGSGYRFAHEELADWIQGLHLDVDGALSSLIHRHRPPGPLPRGPRPLPVPRHRAGPVIQALLSLERQRGAAELAARLGELVDALGEFRDGEPGAPAGSEGSDGKWWAGRLLTEVLSRVGDATPYLGVLGVLADRGEFGTGFWLGLPLGEAARFDLLRRLVVRDGPPGTPDRCLDAVAELLAEDPAGVQPQLAGWFADERPLDAAPDATVASAAQALLYTHRHRAIDDLTEALVRCANARADELLAALAEEEPSAVCRAVDRWAHDERPARRVAAVAYGLRAAPHTVTEADRELLRYAAFALLARPVDDTLHGAALALLVRDPHTRSRHLPRALRHFADGDPQLPASALAEAIATHPEPVLAAFRARLHAPGRAADDVLRSLADVTTPTLARRVATLVHDLLEARPEAAGPAASYIDRRLEQGPGVRAVLFPLVAGLLHSRPAQVRAALAPVLAASGTAASRELRGELLDVLLSQERDCAVLESVLRSVVRGLPECGEVRTRARVHRTALLLVRTPEGAVCFDRRLVELARSEPGFAALVTRWIGAAPQEWAALVGPSARRTLGGLAGGDRVPA
- the rbfA gene encoding 30S ribosome-binding factor RbfA: MADNARAKRLADLIREVVAQKLQRGIKDPRLGTHVTITDTRVTGDLREATIFYTVYGDDEDRAAAAAGLESAKGVLRSAVGQAAGVKFTPSLAFVADALPDNARAIEDLLDKARMSDAKVREVSAGAEFAGGADPYKKPEDDEDGDAPA
- the truB gene encoding tRNA pseudouridine(55) synthase TruB, with protein sequence MSTSSTTPDGLVIVDKPSGFTSHDVVAKMRGIAKTRRVGHAGTLDPMATGVLVLGVERATKLLGHLALTEKEYLGTIRLGQNTITDDAEGELTSSADASGITREAIDAGIAKLSGDIMQVPSKVSAIKIDGKRSYARARKGEDFEIPARPVKISAFTVYDVREAVADDGTAVLDLVVSVVCSSGTYIRAIARDLGADLGVGGHLTALRRTRVGPYKLDAAKTLDQLQEELTVMPVAEAASRAFPHWDVDDKRGRLLLNGVRIDMPEEYAGRGAVAVFDPEGRFLVLAEESRGKAKSLAVFA
- a CDS encoding ABC transporter ATP-binding protein, which encodes MTTDTPGGPLLSAAALHIAFPGRRGAPTARAVDGVDLDIKAGEIVALVGESGCGKTTLARSLLGLVPPTTGKVTFAGQPLDYSGRALKAYRKRVQLVLQDPSGSLNPRHTVYDAVAEGLRIHGYAGDERASVADALSRAGLRPPERFFLRYPHELSGGQRQRVVIAGALVLEPELIVADEPVASLDASVRGEILALLLRLRDELGLSALVVTHDLGLAWNIADRVAVMYLGRIVETGTVEEVLTSPQHPYTQALLSVLPEAPGAPVVLTGEPPDPSRIPGGCRFHARCQVLSSGEAERVGVADRCRGEDLPVLSGGGETQVACHWAVAR
- a CDS encoding bifunctional riboflavin kinase/FAD synthetase, coding for MQRWRGLEDIPQDWGRSVVTIGSYDGVHRGHQLIIGRAVARARELGVPAVVVTFDPHPSEVVRPGSHPPLLAPHHRRAELMADLGVDALLILPFTTEFSKLSPADFVVKVLVDKLHARVVVEGPNFRFGHKAAGNVDFLTELGATYDYEVDVIDLYVSGAAGGGEPFSSTLTRRLVAEGDVTGAAEILGRPHRVEGIVVRGAQRGRELGFPTANVETLPHTAVPADGVYAGWLQVEGEAMPAAISVGTNPTFDGTERTVEAYAIDRVGLDLYGLHVAVDFLAFVRGMAKFDSIDELLVAMADDVKRSRELVEAAGA
- a CDS encoding ABC transporter ATP-binding protein, with amino-acid sequence MVPRPARTRHRDRRTGVHAVRPRRGIRAQPQAGGLPLNHVSKDDVAAGGARPAEQRLLDVKNLEVTYANGAAAVRGVHLSVGAGQKLGVAGESGCGKSTLALALLRLLPAGTKVSGEILLDGEDILTMKWGRVRAVRWAGASIVFQGAMHSLNAVHRIGDQIAEPILLHKKATQTGAKTKVGELLEHVGLPAARADAYPHELSGGQRQRVMIAMALACDPRLIIADEPTTALDVMIQAQILRLIEQLVAEQDLGLMMISHDLAVLSDTCDRLAVMYAGRVVEEGPASEVYENARHPYGKALSAAFPRIGDAASRFAPRGLPGDPPDPSALPTGCTFHPRCPVAIDSCATDDQALRDAGPQHRSACVHAGSQLPAQPTSASAAESAS